One window from the genome of Amycolatopsis sp. NBC_01480 encodes:
- a CDS encoding ROK family protein — protein sequence MDVGGTSVRAGVVDERGSLLDTARVGTPSEENALEDAIAGVVEDLRNRHDVAAVGLAVAGFVTRDRRSVMFAPHLAWRDAPVADRISKRVGLPVTLEHDVNSAVVGEHRFGAARGAQVAALVALGTGIGAGLLLNGEIYRGAYGVAPELGHLTMVPGGRACPCGKYGCWERYCSGTALAATAVELLARYPGRSTVLSREIAGDPGSVTGRRVAGAARDGDPIALRAMAELAKWLGEGLALVADVFDPEIIVIGGGVSESAPLFLDEAREHYAGAITGARYRPLARIRTAHLGDDTAIVGAAALAVDAAKAPGAEVGVTG from the coding sequence GTGGACGTCGGGGGCACGAGTGTGCGCGCCGGCGTCGTGGACGAGCGGGGTTCGCTGCTGGACACCGCCCGCGTCGGGACGCCGAGCGAGGAGAACGCGCTCGAGGACGCCATCGCGGGCGTCGTCGAGGACCTGCGCAACCGGCACGACGTCGCGGCCGTCGGGCTGGCCGTGGCCGGGTTCGTGACGCGGGACCGCCGTTCGGTGATGTTCGCGCCGCACCTGGCCTGGCGCGACGCGCCGGTGGCCGACCGGATCTCCAAGCGCGTGGGCCTGCCGGTGACGCTGGAGCACGACGTGAACTCGGCCGTCGTCGGCGAGCACCGGTTCGGCGCCGCGCGCGGCGCGCAGGTGGCGGCGCTGGTCGCGCTGGGCACCGGCATCGGCGCCGGCCTGCTGCTCAACGGCGAGATCTACCGCGGCGCGTACGGCGTCGCGCCCGAACTGGGCCACCTGACCATGGTGCCCGGCGGGCGGGCCTGCCCGTGCGGCAAGTACGGCTGCTGGGAGCGCTACTGCAGCGGCACGGCGCTGGCCGCCACGGCCGTCGAGCTGCTCGCGCGCTACCCCGGCCGCTCGACGGTGCTGTCCCGCGAGATCGCCGGCGACCCGGGCTCGGTCACCGGCCGCCGGGTGGCCGGCGCCGCGCGCGACGGCGACCCGATCGCGCTGCGGGCGATGGCCGAGCTGGCCAAGTGGCTCGGCGAGGGCCTGGCGCTGGTGGCGGACGTGTTCGACCCGGAGATCATCGTGATCGGCGGCGGGGTGTCGGAGTCCGCGCCGCTGTTCCTCGACGAGGCCCGCGAGCATTACGCCGGGGCGATCACCGGCGCCCGCTACCGTCCGCTGGCCCGCATCCGCACCGCGCACCTCGGTGACGACACGGCGATCGTCGGCGCCGCGGCGCTGGCCGTCGACGCCGCGAAGGCTCCCGGAGCCGAAGTCGGTGTGACAGGCTGA
- a CDS encoding NUDIX domain-containing protein → MTPRTANRFVRCTTCGRLHWGAFGAAGLLLSDPARGVLLQRRAWWVHNGGTWALPGGALEVGETVRDAAAREAWEEADVAKSDFRALSASVLDHEVWRYTTVLGVAHSSLDARVANQESAEVRWVEPDAVADLPLHRDFAGSWPLLRAQIGRELVLVVDGANVVGSRPDGWWRDRRGAAERLRDRLVKPAESGIPDAVAGIGAGPEWTWWPRVVLVVEGQARGVEPVPGVQVVSAETDGDSKIVEVTASARTRPDDHVVVVTADRELRGRVTDLGASVMGPGTLLRHLDG, encoded by the coding sequence GTGACGCCGAGGACCGCCAACCGCTTCGTGCGGTGCACCACCTGCGGCCGGCTGCACTGGGGCGCGTTCGGCGCGGCCGGGCTCCTGCTTTCGGATCCCGCGCGCGGCGTGCTGCTGCAACGACGGGCCTGGTGGGTGCACAACGGCGGCACCTGGGCCCTGCCCGGCGGCGCGCTGGAAGTGGGCGAGACCGTGCGCGACGCGGCCGCCCGCGAGGCGTGGGAAGAGGCGGACGTGGCGAAGTCGGACTTCCGCGCGTTGTCGGCTTCGGTGCTGGACCACGAAGTCTGGCGCTACACCACAGTGCTCGGCGTCGCCCACAGCTCGCTCGACGCGCGCGTGGCGAACCAGGAGAGCGCGGAGGTCCGCTGGGTCGAGCCCGACGCCGTCGCGGATTTGCCGCTGCACAGGGATTTCGCCGGGTCTTGGCCACTGCTGCGCGCACAGATCGGCCGGGAGCTGGTGCTGGTGGTGGACGGCGCGAACGTGGTCGGCTCGCGCCCGGACGGCTGGTGGCGTGACCGCCGCGGCGCGGCCGAGCGGCTGCGCGACCGGCTGGTGAAACCGGCCGAGTCGGGGATCCCGGACGCGGTCGCGGGGATCGGCGCCGGGCCGGAGTGGACGTGGTGGCCGCGGGTGGTGCTCGTCGTCGAGGGGCAGGCCCGCGGCGTCGAGCCGGTGCCCGGCGTGCAGGTCGTCTCCGCCGAGACCGACGGCGACTCGAAGATCGTCGAGGTCACCGCGTCGGCCCGCACCCGCCCGGACGACCACGTGGTGGTGGTGACGGCCGATCGTGAGCTGCGCGGCCGCGTCACGGACCTCGGCGCTTCGGTGATGGGGCCGGGCACGCTGCTGCGCCACCTCGACGGCTGA
- a CDS encoding glutamate--cysteine ligase, whose amino-acid sequence MRIDFTPSRRSTIGAEWELALVDRRSGELSSVAERILDQVRPDGAAEHPKIKQELLLNTIEVISGVCTTVAELKADLTESLDVVHKVTDPLGVELFSAGTHPFSNWYQQKVTDKERYAKLIDRTQWWGRQMLIYGVHVHVGLDHRDKALPVLDAMLNYAPHLQALSASSPYWGAEDTGYASNRALMFQQLPTAGLPFQFAEWSELERYVADMFTTGVIDHFSEIRWDIRPAPHFGTIEMRVCDGLPTLEEVGAISALTQCLVEDFSTRLDNGERLPTLPPWHVQENKWRAARYGIDAIVILDAAGRERLVTDDIADLLDRLEPVARRLDCAAELRDVETILACGPSYLRQRAVAKQYNGSLKAVVASLVAEMRDGIAR is encoded by the coding sequence ATGCGGATCGACTTCACCCCTTCACGCCGTTCGACCATCGGCGCGGAGTGGGAACTGGCGCTGGTGGACCGGCGCAGCGGCGAGCTGTCCTCGGTCGCCGAGCGGATCCTCGACCAGGTGCGCCCGGACGGCGCCGCCGAGCACCCGAAGATCAAACAGGAGCTGCTGCTCAACACCATCGAGGTGATCTCCGGCGTCTGCACCACGGTCGCCGAGCTGAAGGCCGACCTCACCGAATCGCTCGACGTGGTGCACAAGGTGACCGACCCGCTGGGCGTGGAGCTGTTCTCCGCCGGCACGCACCCGTTCTCCAACTGGTACCAGCAGAAAGTCACCGACAAGGAGCGGTACGCCAAGCTGATCGACCGCACCCAGTGGTGGGGCCGGCAGATGCTGATCTACGGCGTCCACGTGCACGTCGGCCTCGACCACCGCGACAAGGCGCTGCCCGTGCTCGACGCGATGCTGAACTACGCGCCGCACCTGCAGGCGCTCTCGGCGTCCTCGCCGTACTGGGGCGCGGAGGACACCGGGTACGCGTCCAACCGGGCGCTGATGTTCCAGCAGCTGCCGACGGCCGGGCTGCCGTTCCAGTTCGCCGAATGGAGCGAGCTGGAGCGGTACGTGGCCGACATGTTCACCACCGGCGTGATCGACCACTTCTCCGAGATCCGCTGGGACATCCGCCCGGCGCCGCACTTCGGCACGATCGAAATGCGCGTCTGCGACGGCCTGCCGACACTGGAGGAGGTCGGCGCCATCTCGGCGCTGACGCAGTGCCTGGTGGAGGACTTCAGCACCCGCCTGGACAACGGCGAGCGGCTGCCGACGCTGCCGCCGTGGCACGTCCAGGAGAACAAGTGGCGCGCCGCCCGCTACGGCATCGACGCGATCGTCATCCTCGACGCCGCCGGCCGCGAGCGCCTGGTCACCGACGACATCGCCGACCTGCTGGACCGCCTGGAGCCGGTGGCCCGCCGCCTCGACTGCGCGGCCGAACTGCGCGACGTCGAGACGATCCTGGCCTGCGGCCCGAGCTACCTGCGGCAACGGGCGGTGGCGAAGCAGTACAACGGCTCGCTCAAGGCAGTGGTCGCGTCGCTGGTCGCCGAGATGCGGGACGGCATCGCCCGCTGA
- a CDS encoding alpha/beta hydrolase: MGVLAGAEPFAHTGSSGAGFLLCHGFTGTPAGLRAWGDHLAEAGYAVRCPLLPGHGTRWQDLNRTTWQDWYGAVREELLALLSTCETVYVGGLSMGGTLTLRLAEEFGDRIAGLVLVNPSVTRLKWDTELLPLLAHVVPSVPAIANDIAKPGETELAYPRTPVRAAASLAQLWRLVRADLGKVTQPVLLLHSRVDHVVEPENSRLVLAGISSTDVTEVVLEHSFHVATQDNDAELIFSSSVDFARATRAGQVGA, translated from the coding sequence ATGGGCGTGCTCGCCGGCGCGGAACCGTTCGCCCACACCGGTTCGTCCGGGGCCGGGTTCCTGCTCTGCCACGGCTTCACCGGCACGCCGGCGGGGCTGCGGGCCTGGGGCGACCACCTGGCCGAAGCCGGGTACGCGGTCCGCTGCCCGCTGCTGCCCGGCCACGGCACCCGCTGGCAGGACCTGAACCGCACGACCTGGCAAGACTGGTACGGCGCCGTCCGCGAAGAGCTGCTCGCGCTGCTGTCCACCTGCGAGACGGTGTACGTCGGCGGCCTGTCCATGGGCGGCACGCTCACGCTGCGGCTGGCCGAGGAGTTCGGCGACCGGATCGCCGGCCTGGTGCTGGTCAACCCGTCGGTGACCCGGCTGAAGTGGGACACGGAGCTGCTGCCGCTGCTGGCGCACGTCGTCCCCTCGGTGCCCGCGATCGCGAACGACATCGCCAAGCCCGGCGAGACGGAGCTGGCCTACCCGCGCACCCCGGTGCGCGCCGCCGCCAGCTTGGCGCAGCTGTGGCGCTTGGTGCGCGCCGACCTCGGCAAGGTCACGCAGCCGGTGCTGCTGCTGCACTCGCGGGTCGACCACGTCGTCGAGCCCGAGAACTCACGGCTCGTGCTGGCCGGGATCTCCAGCACGGACGTCACCGAAGTGGTGCTGGAGCACAGTTTTCACGTCGCGACCCAGGACAACGACGCGGAACTGATCTTCAGCAGCAGTGTCGACTTCGCCCGGGCGACGCGGGCGGGACAGGTAGGTGCCTGA
- a CDS encoding lysophospholipid acyltransferase family protein: MVYWLMKFVFIGPLLKTLWPTKVVGAENIPETGGVILAGNHLAVADSFFMPLRVKRKVTFPAKSEYFTEPGLKGLLKKWFFTGVGQIPIDRSSGNAAQAALDTATRLVREGHLLGIYPEGTRSPDGRLYKGKTGVARIALESRGLVVPVAMVGTDKVNPIGSKMWWPRRLEIRFGTPLDFSRYDGLSGDRFIERSITDEIMYALMELSGQEYVDIYAAKAKELIAAEAAGVKAKVPEQPTGRAADRVPETKAG; this comes from the coding sequence GTGGTGTACTGGCTCATGAAGTTCGTGTTCATCGGTCCGCTGCTCAAGACGCTGTGGCCGACCAAGGTCGTCGGCGCGGAGAACATCCCCGAGACCGGCGGCGTGATCCTGGCCGGCAACCACCTCGCGGTGGCCGACTCGTTTTTCATGCCGCTGCGGGTCAAGCGCAAGGTCACCTTCCCGGCCAAGTCCGAGTACTTCACCGAGCCGGGCCTGAAGGGCCTGCTCAAGAAGTGGTTCTTCACCGGCGTCGGGCAGATCCCGATCGACCGCTCCAGCGGCAACGCGGCGCAGGCCGCCCTCGACACCGCCACCCGCCTGGTCCGCGAGGGCCACCTGCTCGGCATCTACCCCGAGGGCACGCGCTCGCCCGACGGCCGGCTGTACAAGGGCAAGACCGGCGTCGCCCGGATCGCGCTGGAGTCCCGCGGCCTGGTGGTGCCGGTGGCCATGGTCGGCACCGACAAGGTCAACCCGATCGGCTCCAAGATGTGGTGGCCGCGCCGGCTGGAGATCCGCTTCGGCACGCCGCTGGACTTCTCGCGGTACGACGGCCTCTCCGGCGACCGCTTCATCGAGCGGTCGATCACCGACGAGATCATGTACGCGCTGATGGAGCTGTCCGGCCAGGAGTACGTGGACATCTACGCGGCGAAGGCCAAGGAGCTGATCGCCGCCGAGGCCGCGGGCGTCAAGGCGAAGGTGCCGGAGCAGCCCACGGGCCGTGCCGCCGACCGGGTGCCCGAGACCAAGGCGGGCTAG
- a CDS encoding polyadenylate-specific 3'-exoribonuclease AS, whose product MRFFYDTEFIEDGVTIDLVSIGVVDERGREFYAVSTDFDPGKAGPWVRDNVLPKLPSPADPAWRSREKIRTDLLEFLGKPPGGIELWAWFAAYDHVALAQLWGPMPALPRQLPRFTRDLRQRWEDAGKPKLPAAPTDQHDALADARHNYQRWDVIESAFRRR is encoded by the coding sequence ATGCGTTTTTTCTACGACACCGAGTTCATCGAGGACGGCGTGACGATCGACCTGGTGTCGATCGGTGTCGTTGACGAGCGCGGCCGCGAGTTCTACGCCGTGTCGACCGATTTCGACCCGGGCAAGGCCGGCCCCTGGGTGCGGGACAACGTGCTGCCGAAGCTGCCCTCGCCGGCCGACCCCGCGTGGCGCAGCCGCGAGAAGATCCGCACCGACCTGCTGGAGTTCCTCGGCAAGCCGCCGGGCGGCATCGAGCTGTGGGCCTGGTTCGCGGCCTACGACCACGTCGCGCTGGCCCAGCTGTGGGGCCCGATGCCCGCGTTGCCGCGCCAGCTGCCGCGCTTCACGCGTGACCTGCGCCAGCGCTGGGAGGACGCGGGCAAGCCCAAGCTGCCCGCCGCCCCGACCGACCAGCACGACGCGCTGGCCGACGCCCGGCACAATTACCAGCGCTGGGACGTCATCGAATCGGCCTTCCGCCGCCGCTGA
- a CDS encoding S41 family peptidase: MAFRGLSRTASFGQATAGFATGNEAYRLSDGAVLRVTSSRDVDRAGRVYDNIPIQPDHPLPAAATTDQEVAAATAWLHTQPGCARH; this comes from the coding sequence GTGGCGTTCCGCGGTCTCTCCCGCACTGCCAGCTTCGGTCAAGCCACTGCTGGTTTCGCCACCGGCAACGAGGCCTACCGGCTCAGCGACGGCGCCGTCCTGCGGGTCACGTCCTCGCGCGACGTCGACCGGGCCGGCCGCGTTTACGACAACATCCCGATCCAGCCGGACCACCCGCTGCCCGCGGCCGCGACCACCGATCAGGAGGTCGCGGCCGCGACGGCCTGGCTGCACACCCAGCCCGGGTGCGCCCGCCACTGA
- a CDS encoding 3-deoxy-7-phosphoheptulonate synthase, with amino-acid sequence MTPQLSAGPADAGSLDNQRTTAISPLISPALLREDHPVDAAVAKVVQTGRSETVDILDGRDDRLAVVVGPCSVHDPEAALDYARKLAAKAEELRGDLHIVMRVYFEKPRTTLGWKGLINDPDLDGTFAVNKGLRLARKLLLDVSALGLPVGCEFLDPITPQFIADIVTWGSIGARTAASQVHRQLCSALSMPVGIKNSTEGDIQVAVDATRAAAASHVFPGINVDGLAALLTTSGNPDCHVILRGSSAGPNYDPASVTETLGRLKKSGLPERVIIDASHGNSRKDHVRQGEVVTELAARIAAGERGIVGLMMESFLTAGRQELVLGRASELTYGQSITDACLDWDTTTGLLDTLAAAVRARR; translated from the coding sequence ATCACCCCCCAGCTGAGTGCCGGGCCCGCCGACGCGGGTTCGCTGGACAACCAGCGCACCACCGCGATCAGCCCGCTGATCTCCCCCGCCCTGCTCCGCGAGGACCATCCCGTGGACGCCGCCGTGGCCAAGGTCGTGCAAACCGGCCGCAGTGAGACTGTCGACATCCTCGACGGGCGCGACGACCGGCTCGCCGTCGTCGTCGGCCCGTGCTCGGTGCACGACCCCGAAGCCGCGCTCGACTACGCCCGCAAGCTGGCCGCCAAGGCCGAGGAGCTGCGCGGCGACCTGCACATCGTGATGCGCGTGTACTTCGAGAAGCCGCGCACCACGCTGGGCTGGAAGGGCCTGATCAACGACCCGGACCTCGACGGCACCTTCGCCGTGAACAAGGGCCTTCGGCTGGCCCGCAAGCTGCTGCTCGACGTGTCGGCGCTCGGCCTGCCGGTGGGGTGCGAGTTCCTGGACCCGATCACGCCGCAGTTCATCGCCGACATCGTCACCTGGGGCTCGATCGGCGCGCGCACGGCGGCGAGCCAGGTGCACCGGCAGCTGTGCAGCGCGCTGTCGATGCCGGTGGGGATCAAGAACTCGACCGAGGGCGACATCCAGGTGGCGGTCGACGCCACCCGCGCGGCCGCGGCGTCGCACGTGTTCCCCGGCATCAACGTCGACGGCCTGGCGGCGCTGCTGACCACCTCCGGCAACCCCGACTGCCACGTGATCCTGCGCGGCAGCTCGGCCGGCCCCAACTACGACCCCGCCTCGGTGACGGAGACGTTGGGGCGGCTGAAGAAGTCGGGCCTGCCGGAGCGCGTGATCATCGACGCCAGCCACGGCAACAGCCGCAAGGACCACGTCCGCCAGGGCGAGGTGGTGACCGAGCTGGCCGCGCGGATCGCCGCGGGCGAGCGCGGGATCGTCGGGCTGATGATGGAGAGCTTCCTGACCGCCGGACGCCAGGAATTGGTACTGGGCCGGGCTTCCGAGCTCACCTACGGCCAGTCGATCACCGACGCCTGCCTCGACTGGGACACGACCACCGGCCTGCTCGACACGCTCGCGGCGGCCGTTCGCGCGCGCCGTTGA